From Simonsiella muelleri ATCC 29453:
CGCATTTATTCAACGTGATAAAATGTGTATGGATAAATTAGTGAAATAAATTAAAATAAATGCCAATGATTTTGCAAAATCAGAATGTTGGCATTTTTTCAATTGTTCTTAGGCAGCTTATTTTTTCAGGCAGCCTGAAAAAGGAATCACACATGAAATTAAATAAAATAGACATCAAAATGATTGTGGAAAAACTCAAAATTATTCCCAATATGTTGATAAAAATAATAAAATTAGCACACGCTCGTTTTAAAGCCCTACCTGTTGAACGCCAACGCGGTATCATCAAAGGTGGTATTTTGTTTGTGTCGGGAATGTTGGTGGGGATTTTAATCACGTTGGGCATCGTCAAAAGTAGTGGTGGCAACAGCACCAACGATGCCGCGTCCGCCGAAGCCAGCGCGTCCGCCACTACCAATTCAAATGCAATCGATTGGAGTGATTTGGTCAGCACGATGTGTGCGCCTCATTCATCGCTGAATTTATTGGCGATGAAAATGGATTTTCCGTTTGCCAAATGTATGCGCGACAATGGGCAAATTGACAGTGCGTGTGTGCAGCAAGATGCGATGCGGTTTGCGCCGAGTTTGCCTCATCCGTATCAACAAAGTTTAGGTCGCGTGTCGGTGCAAGTTAGTGCCGCCGAAGACGGTTCGCAAATTGTGCATTATGTGATGCCATTGCAGAATGCGGCGTTCCAGCAATTACCGCTTTCGGCTTTGGCGGTTAATATCGCCACCAAATCCACTGCCACCACGCCAATTGGTTGGCAAACGCCCAGTCTGGCGATTCAGGGTGATTACAGCACCATTAAATCGGTGTTGGCGAATGCTGCGCCTGCGCCACAAACGCTGTATTATGCGAATATTCCTGCCACCAGTGATGCACTGCCTGGCCCATTTGAAACGTTGGAAGAAGCCCGAATCGCTACCAAAAAAGCAGGTGGTAAAGTTAATGACATCAAAAAACAAACCATTTCATTGCAGGCCAATTTCCAAGATGGTTTGAATGAAGTTGTTTTGAGTTGTGTAGCAAATTCTAGCAAATAATCAATAAATTATAAGTATTTTCAGGCTGCCTTTTGAATTTAACATGAATAAAAGGCAGCCTGAAAAATAAAAGTAAGAAAAACATCATGGATTTTGTAGAACAAGATTTGAGTCAAGTTTTAACGGTGCAATCGTATCGTGAATCGGTATTTGAAATTGATGGAAAATCATATAATTATCCAATTATTTTGGGTAAGCAAATTTTTAGGCTGCCTGAAAAACAAGTCGCTGATTTGACCCTAGAAAGTTTTCAGGCTGCCTTGAATGCAGGCGCAACGCTGATTATCATTGGAACAGGTACGCAGCATCAATTTCTGCCTTTTATTGTGCAGGCACAATTGTCGCAACATGGCGTGGGTGTAGAATGTATGAACACGGCGGCGGCGTGTCGCACGTTGGCGATGGTACAAAGTGAGGGGCGCAATGTGTGGGCATGGTTATTTAATTAATTGATTGGTAAATAAAAATGTTAAAAAATATTCAAGCGGTGGCGTTTGATTTGGACGGCACATTGGTGGATTCGATTCCTGATTTGGCGGCATCGGCAAACGCGATGCGCGTGGAGCTGGGATTGGCTGAACTGCCACGCGAAACCGTGCAAAGTTATGTGGGCGATGGTATCAATGCGTTGGTGCATCGTGCGTTGAGTGGCGATTATCATGGTAAGGTAAATGCGAATTTGTTGGAACGTGGTTTCCCTGTTTTCATGCGCCACTACGCGCATCATATTGCCAATGCCACGCGTCCGTATCCCGAAACCGAAGCGGGTTTGGGTTTACTCAAAACGTTGCATTTGCCTTTGGCGGTGGTAACGAATAAAAGCGAAATGTTGGCAGTTAAATTATTGAAAGAATTAAATTTATTGGATTATTTCAGTATTGTTGTGGGTGGCGACACGCTGCCTGAACGCAAACCGTCTCCAGAGCCATTGTGGTATGTGGCGGAAATTTTGGGCGTTGCGCCTGAAAATATGTTGATGGTGGGCGATTCGCATAACGATCTTTTGGCTGCTAAAGCAGCAGGTTGTTTGAGTGTTGGTGTAACATTTGGATACGGTAACATGGCGCAATTGGCGTGTGATGATGCGACTCGTCCCGATTTGATTGTGAATAAATTGCCTGAAATTTATGAAAATTTGCGTCCAAGCCAGCCGAAAGATTAACCATGCCCAAAGCCGAAAAATCATTAAAAAGCCGTGCGTTGGAATATTTATCGCGCCGTGAAATGAGTAAGTTGGAATTAAAACGTAAACTTGCGCCTTACGCCGAAGACGAAGCAGAAATTGATGCAGTACTGGCGGAATTTGCGGATTTGAATTGGCAATCAGATGAACGATTTACCGAGTCGTTTATGAACAGCAAATCGCGCAAACATGGGCGAATGCGGTTGCAACAAGCCTTGACGCAAAAAGGCGTGGATGCGGACATCATCGCCGAATATTTGCCTAATGCAGAAGAAGAATTGGCGCACGCTTGCGAAGTATTACGTAAAAAATTTAGGCAGCCTGCAAAAAATATCAATGAAAAACAAAGACAAACGCGTTTTTTATTGTATCGTGGTTTTGGTTACGACATCATTCAGCAAGCCTTAAATTTAGCGTG
This genomic window contains:
- a CDS encoding Mth938-like domain-containing protein → MDFVEQDLSQVLTVQSYRESVFEIDGKSYNYPIILGKQIFRLPEKQVADLTLESFQAALNAGATLIIIGTGTQHQFLPFIVQAQLSQHGVGVECMNTAAACRTLAMVQSEGRNVWAWLFN
- a CDS encoding phosphoglycolate phosphatase: MLKNIQAVAFDLDGTLVDSIPDLAASANAMRVELGLAELPRETVQSYVGDGINALVHRALSGDYHGKVNANLLERGFPVFMRHYAHHIANATRPYPETEAGLGLLKTLHLPLAVVTNKSEMLAVKLLKELNLLDYFSIVVGGDTLPERKPSPEPLWYVAEILGVAPENMLMVGDSHNDLLAAKAAGCLSVGVTFGYGNMAQLACDDATRPDLIVNKLPEIYENLRPSQPKD
- the recX gene encoding recombination regulator RecX, with product MPKAEKSLKSRALEYLSRREMSKLELKRKLAPYAEDEAEIDAVLAEFADLNWQSDERFTESFMNSKSRKHGRMRLQQALTQKGVDADIIAEYLPNAEEELAHACEVLRKKFRQPAKNINEKQRQTRFLLYRGFGYDIIQQALNLAWQDADDVSSE